The region TCAATAATTTCTATTAATTTTGTTGGGCATTGACATTCTAGCATGTCAGCATTTTCTTTTAGCTTATTAATAGTGTCTAAAGTTAATTTACCGTTTTGATCTAATAAAGTATTTTCTTCAAAACTCATAAAATATCCTTTTTATCTTTACTAAAATTTGTAGGTAATAGCCAATAAAGAGTTTGCTGATTTTTTTTGCCGGTTACATGTACTTTTCCTAGTCCGAGAAAATTAAAATAATTTTCGCAGGCTGTGAATGTACTCTCAGATGATATAACATCTACCAAAAAATTCCTTGTTAAATGCTCTATTTTTGATGCGGTATTAACAACATCACCATAAATTGATGAAACTAATTTGTTTCCTACTGTAATATTACCAAATACGACTTCTCCTGTATTAATACCAATGCCAACAGAAATAATTGGTTTTTTTAGGAAATAGTAATTAGCATTAATGATAGAAATTTCTTCTAAAATTTTTAAAGCACATAAGCATGCAAATTTAGCATGTTCATTATTTGGTTCTGTAATTCCAAAATGCGCTAAAATACCATCGCCCATAATTTTATCAACTGTTCCTTTATTTTTAATAATGACTTTACTTAGACTAGATAAAACATAATTGGCAAAGGAAAATGCTTCTTCAGGTGGTTTTTCATCAAATAGAGTAGTAAATTTACGAATATCACAAAATAAAACAGTTGCATTGTATTTTTGCGGTTTACTTATCTTCATAGCAAAACCTATTCCGATATATTGAATATATTCCACTATAGTATAAATATTATATTTGTTAAAAAACAGTCCCATCACTATCAATTTTTATTGGCGGAGAACCATCTTTCCTAAGTTGGGCTGCAATTTTTCGCCCTGCCCACCATGTACCACCTTCAAGAACTCTAGCTAATGGAAATTCAGTTGACTTTTTTCCTAAATTTTCTGTTACTTTTTTAGCTATTTCATCTAATAAAACTATTGTTAATGCTCGCCATTCAACAATGATAGGTGAACCAGGGTGATGTAACTTATCTAAATCATCTTTGTTTTTTAAAGAAATCAATCCTGAGTCAAGCATTAACCCACCGTTTCTGTATTCTGCAAGACCCGTTAAATTATCGATTTGTCCTATTGTAAAACCAGCTTCCATCAAAGGCTCAAACAATGAATAAGAAAGCCATTGCGATAATTTATGAAAAGGAACTAACGATTCTATTCCATCACCTAATAAAGGGTAGCTCCAAACATCTCCTAAATTTATTTTATTAATAGAAATGCGTCCTGGCCAAATTGACCCTAATCCTCTTTGAATAGTGCGAAGAATTTGAGTTGCGGTCATATGTCCAGTAGGAAATTTTTCTTGCAAATAATCTAAAATATTTCCTATTCTTGGTTTATCAGCACCAAACATTTCTGGATCTTTGAGTAATGTTTCTCCTAAATTTTGCAATAATTTTAATCGACCATCTAAGCCAATTAAAAAATTTTTTTCAGAAACTTGCAACCCGTTTGCTAATTCTTCTAGTGTAAGCTGTCTTAATTTTTCTGCATGAACTTGATAAGGTTTATCTTGATCTAGTGAAAAAAAGCCCGAAAGAAATAAACGAAGACTTGCTACTGCTAATCCTTCAGAACGAGAGTATTCTTTCCCTGTAGATTTTTCAAAATATTTCCATCTACTTCCTGCACCTGCATCAAGTAAAACGCTGATGATAACTAAATCTATTTTTGACTTTGTTATTTGATAAGTTGTTAAATCTTTTAATACTAATTTTAGCTCAGATAAACGGTCGAAATGGCCAACATTAAAATGATTCCAGCGCGAATGAAATGGAATATTTAAATTTGGGTAGTTATCTAAAGTAACTGAAGAAACAAAAGTTGATACTTCATCCAATTTATCAGAATTTACTTGGAAAAAAGTTTTATTTGCTAAAGATAAATTAAATATTTCTAAAGCTTTTTTTCTTATAGTAAGTGGAGAAAATATATATTCTATGTCATGAATATCACCACTTAGATCTTTGAGCATATCATTCATCTAATTTGCGTCCTTTTACTTTTTTAAGTTCTGTGACACTTTTTGTTTTTCCTTCAGTATAATAACCAGCAGCTTTTTTAGCTTCCATCTCTACTTGTGCATCAGGTGGTATTAACTCATCAGGTATGGAAACTCTTCTTCCAATTTCAATTCCACTATTTACAATTGCATTGTATTTCATATCACTCATTGAAACTAAATTATCTATTCTTCGAATGCCTAACCAATGTAAAACATCAGGCATGAGTTGTTGAAAACGCATATCTTGGACACCAGCAATACATTCCGTGCGATGAAAATATGTTGCTGCACTATCTCCACCTTCTTGGCGTTTTCTTGCATTATAAACTAAAAATTTTGTTACTTCTCCAAGAGCCCTTCCTTCTTTCCGAAAATAGACAATGACTCCCGCTCCTCCTTCTTGTGCGGTACGAATTGATTCTTCTATTCCATGTGTAAGATAGGGTCTGCAAGTACAAATGTCTGATCCAAAGACATCGGATCCATTGCATTCATCGTGAATTCTTACAGTGAGTTTCTTTGATAAATCACTTACATGATTTACTTCACCAAAAATATAAATACTTGTACTGCCTATTGGTGGTAAAAGTACTTTTAAATCTCGTCTAGTAATGAGTTCTGGGAACATTCCACCTGTTTGATCGAATAAAACACGTCTGAGATCTCCCTCTGAAACTTGAAAGCGTTTTGCAATTCCAGGAAGATACCAAACAGGGTCAATTGCTGCTTTGGTAACAAGCACATCTTTATTTTTTGAAATAATTTTATCATCTATGTGAAGTCTACCAGCATCAATTGCTGAAGATATTTCTGGCATATTAATATGTGCTTTAGTAATAGCAATTGTTGGACGAATATCATATCCTTTGGTGAAAAAGCTTTGAAAAACTTCTCCAACTTTAGCTCCCCAAGGATCTAAGCTCACAATTTTTTCAGGATCTCCCCAAGAAGGAAAAGGTCCAATATCTACAACTGGTGATGTATTCGTTAAATCTGGTCGGTGTTCGACAGTTAGAGCACCTGAGGCATTTGCTAATGCTCTGTATACTGAATAACTTCCACTATGTGTACCAATTGCGTTTCTGTGTTCGCGTTTTGTTAACGAAGCTACTACAGGTCCTCTTAGTAAAGGGTCGGCTTCCCCCCAATTTAAAGGAGCAGCCTGTTTAAAAATACTTGCTGGATGTGAAGTTAACAAAACATGTCCGAAGTTAACCATAGTATTCTCCAATTTGATTTAGGACATCCAATTTTGATTTTTTAATTGAAACCATTTTGTTGTTACTTTTTTCCGGTTGCTCCAGAATTCTAAGCCTCCATCACTAGTTATATCTCCATGCCCAAATTTTGAGTGGTTTATTCCCCCAAATGAAAAAGGTTCTCTAGGTACTGGAATTCCTACATTGACTCCAATCATTCCTGCTTTGGCATTTAAGGTGACAAATTCTGCTATGTCACCTCTAGAAGTAAACACTGAGGCAGCATTTCCATAGGGATTTGCATTTTCAATGTGCATAGCTTCTTCAATACTTTTGCAGCGGATGATAGATAATACAGGGGCAAATAGTTCTTCTTTAGCAAGGATACTATTTGGCAAAACATGATCTACAATTGTTGGATTTAACCAATTACCTTGTGATATTTCTTTTTCAACTTTTGGATTTCGTCCATCAACTAATATCTGTTCTTTACTTAAGCATGCTTCAGAAATTGCTTTTTCTACTTTTTGTAAAGATTGTTTCGTTATTAATGCACCAATATCTTTTCCAGGAGCGAAATTTTTTGCTTTAGAAACAATTTCATCAATAATATTTTGTGTATTGCCAATAGCAAGTAAAACACTTGCCGCCATACATCTTTGACCACAGCAACCTGTAAAAGAAGAAAGAATTCCATCGACAGCGAGCTCACTAATAGCATCTGGCATTAAAAAAATATGATTCTTAGCTCCTCCTAATGTGAGGGCTCTTTTACCAGTTGAAGTTGCTTTTGTATAAACATGTTTCGCTACAGGTGTAGATCCGACAAAGGCTATAGCTTTAATGTCTTCGTGCTCACATAAAATATCAACAGTTTCTTTATCTCCTTGGATAATATTTAAAACACCATCCGGTAATCCTGATTCTTTAAATCCTAGTGCCAAATAATAAGATGTCATAGCTGTTTTTTCTGAGGGTTTCCAAATAAAACTATTTCCAGCCATAATCGCAATTGGAAACATCCACATTGGAACCATTGCTGGGAAATTACTAGGTGTGATGCCTGCAACCACACCCAAGGGCTCACGTCTATACTCACAATGAACACCTTTAGAAACCGTCATTCTAGCAAGTTGATCTAGGTTTTGAATTGAAATGGCATAGTCGAGAATTTCAATTCCTTTTAGTAACCCGTCTTTTGCTTCATTCTGTAACTTTCCACACTCATTACTGATTATTTTTGCTAAATCAATTAGATTTTCAAGTAACCATTTACGATAATTAAGAAATATTGCTGCACGTTCCCGGTAACTGTATTTTTCCCATTCTTGTTGACTTTTACTTGCACTAAGTACAGCTGAATTTACACTTGTTTTTTTGCTACGATAGGTATTTGCTAAAATCTGTCCTGTAAAAGGGCTTATTATTTGGCCTAATTTTTCCTCTGGGAATTCCCATTTACCTGAAATAAAATTAAGACATTCTTGAATATTCTCATTGTTATTGGGCGAGAACATAAAATCCTTATCCTTTTTCTTGGCTTTACTGAACAAAAAGAGTATGCATACTATCCCTAGACTATTGGTGAGAATTTATTGTATGTCAATTTTCCGGTGCGGTAAATTCAACCCACTAATAAAAAGGCGAATTTAGACAATTGATGTTTTAATTTGCATCCAATAAAGTCATACCAACGTTTATTTGAATTGGTATCCGTGTTGTGTAGGAGAACAGAAAACGATGCCGCCTAAAATGCCTTCTCAACCACAGGAATTGACCCGTGAAGAAGTCGGTCAATTAAAAGCACTCCTTACGAAATTGCGAGATGAACTCTACGCAAAAGAACAGGCACGTAAGAATGAAGGAGCTTATGAAATCAGTCGGGATGATATTTCAGATGAAACTGACCTTGCTTCTGTGGAAACCGATCAAGAAGTAAATATGAAACTTGCTGAAGCTGATAGAAATAAAATTGCTCTTATTGAAAAAGCTCTACGCAAGATAGATGCAAATGATGGAACTTATGGCCTTTGTGAAGGAACTGGTGATCCTATTGGTTTCAAACGTTTGCAGATTCAACCATGGGCTCTTTATTCTTTACGTCATCAAGAAGATCTTGAAAGGGGTAAACGGGCAACATAATTTATTATTTTTCTTAAAAGCCTTACTAGTTTTTTAGTAAGGCTTTTTTTTTATTCCTACTATTATGAATAAATAGCTGTTGTAATAGTAAATAATTAATTTCTTTTCTGCTTTATTTCTTTAAAAAATATTTTTCTAACTTTGATTGAATTTATATAAAAATGTATAAAATTAACTTAACTAAAAAATTATAATTCTAAATGAATTTCTATTTAGTAGATATTTTATTTTTAAAACTAGCCAAAAAATAATTTATTATGTAATTAATTTTTAAGAAATAAATTTAAATTAAATTGACAATAAATAATATTGGGAATATATAAAAGTAAACAAATAAAGAAGGTGTAATATGCAATTCATAAATTTTGAAATTTCTAAAGAAATATTTCATGAAGAATTCGATAAAATATTTACAAATCAGCCTTACACTAAAATGTTTCATGTAGGTGACGCATTTGATAAAAAGTATTATACTAGACATATGATAGAATGTGTGAATAGAATTAATTTAAATAATGAATTAGATTCTTTCGCAATTCAAAAATGTATTAATAAAGATAATATTCTTGCAAAAGAGTTTACTTATTATTTATACGATGAAATGTGCCACGATGATTTGTTTTTACATGACTTAAAAGAATTAGGATCAAATAAAGAAGATGTTTTATCTACGCCATTATTTTTTTCGACAGAGTTACTCATGGGCTATTTAAATTTCAAAGTAATGCAGAATGGAGCATTACCTGCGGTTGTTTGGGACTGGGTACTTGAATATTATGGGAAAATGTATAATGGTTTGATTACAAATAAAGCGTTGTTACATTTAGGAAAAGATAGAACTAAAGGTGCTAAAAGTCATTTAAATACTGATGAAGTCGAAGATCATCCTGCACTTATGTTTCGAATAGTTTCAAGAGCCATTAAGAGTGAAAATGATGCAAAATTATGTGAAGAAGTAATTAGAAATTCTATTTTCTTAATTGGAAAATATTTTGAAGAACTTGCCCAATCAGTAGGTTTAAAAGCATAGCGGGGTGTCCATATGAAAAATATTTTACTTGTTGAGCCTCAATCATCAGGAATTCTTTTTATTCAAGAGGCTCTAAATTGCGGATTTCATATTTGGGTTGCAACTGCTGATAAGGGTGAGAGAGTTCTAGATGAACAGATCAATAATAAGTTAAATGGAAAATTAATTTGTGAAACTGGCTCAGAAAATGCTATTCTAGAAAAAGTAAATGAGTTTACTAAAGAAACAAACAAGAAATTTGATCTCATTATACCCGGATTTGAATATTATGTTGCAATTTGTGCAAAAGTTTCAAAAATTTTAGGTTTACTTAGTATTACTCCTGAAAATGCTGAATGTTGTCGATTAAAAAATTTAATGCGATTACGTTTGCAAGAAAAAAATGTTGAAGTTCCAAAATTTCATATTATTCCAGCCACCCAAAATTTAGATACAATAGCTCTAAATTCTGAATTTCCTATCATTGTTAAAGCCGTGAATATGTCTGGCAGTATGCATGTCTATAAAGTTTCTAGTAAAGAAGAATTAAAAGAAAAAGTCTTAAATATCAGGAACACTAATGATAGTGATTTAGAAGTCTTTGTTGCAAAAGATGTTCTTCTTGAAGAATACATTGCAGGAGATGAATTTAGTGTTGAAGGAATTATA is a window of Pigmentibacter ruber DNA encoding:
- a CDS encoding adenylate/guanylate cyclase domain-containing protein; translation: MKISKPQKYNATVLFCDIRKFTTLFDEKPPEEAFSFANYVLSSLSKVIIKNKGTVDKIMGDGILAHFGITEPNNEHAKFACLCALKILEEISIINANYYFLKKPIISVGIGINTGEVVFGNITVGNKLVSSIYGDVVNTASKIEHLTRNFLVDVISSESTFTACENYFNFLGLGKVHVTGKKNQQTLYWLLPTNFSKDKKDIL
- a CDS encoding URC4/urg3 family protein, which gives rise to MNDMLKDLSGDIHDIEYIFSPLTIRKKALEIFNLSLANKTFFQVNSDKLDEVSTFVSSVTLDNYPNLNIPFHSRWNHFNVGHFDRLSELKLVLKDLTTYQITKSKIDLVIISVLLDAGAGSRWKYFEKSTGKEYSRSEGLAVASLRLFLSGFFSLDQDKPYQVHAEKLRQLTLEELANGLQVSEKNFLIGLDGRLKLLQNLGETLLKDPEMFGADKPRIGNILDYLQEKFPTGHMTATQILRTIQRGLGSIWPGRISINKINLGDVWSYPLLGDGIESLVPFHKLSQWLSYSLFEPLMEAGFTIGQIDNLTGLAEYRNGGLMLDSGLISLKNKDDLDKLHHPGSPIIVEWRALTIVLLDEIAKKVTENLGKKSTEFPLARVLEGGTWWAGRKIAAQLRKDGSPPIKIDSDGTVF
- a CDS encoding GTP cyclohydrolase II, with the protein product MVNFGHVLLTSHPASIFKQAAPLNWGEADPLLRGPVVASLTKREHRNAIGTHSGSYSVYRALANASGALTVEHRPDLTNTSPVVDIGPFPSWGDPEKIVSLDPWGAKVGEVFQSFFTKGYDIRPTIAITKAHINMPEISSAIDAGRLHIDDKIISKNKDVLVTKAAIDPVWYLPGIAKRFQVSEGDLRRVLFDQTGGMFPELITRRDLKVLLPPIGSTSIYIFGEVNHVSDLSKKLTVRIHDECNGSDVFGSDICTCRPYLTHGIEESIRTAQEGGAGVIVYFRKEGRALGEVTKFLVYNARKRQEGGDSAATYFHRTECIAGVQDMRFQQLMPDVLHWLGIRRIDNLVSMSDMKYNAIVNSGIEIGRRVSIPDELIPPDAQVEMEAKKAAGYYTEGKTKSVTELKKVKGRKLDE
- a CDS encoding aldehyde dehydrogenase family protein encodes the protein MFSPNNNENIQECLNFISGKWEFPEEKLGQIISPFTGQILANTYRSKKTSVNSAVLSASKSQQEWEKYSYRERAAIFLNYRKWLLENLIDLAKIISNECGKLQNEAKDGLLKGIEILDYAISIQNLDQLARMTVSKGVHCEYRREPLGVVAGITPSNFPAMVPMWMFPIAIMAGNSFIWKPSEKTAMTSYYLALGFKESGLPDGVLNIIQGDKETVDILCEHEDIKAIAFVGSTPVAKHVYTKATSTGKRALTLGGAKNHIFLMPDAISELAVDGILSSFTGCCGQRCMAASVLLAIGNTQNIIDEIVSKAKNFAPGKDIGALITKQSLQKVEKAISEACLSKEQILVDGRNPKVEKEISQGNWLNPTIVDHVLPNSILAKEELFAPVLSIIRCKSIEEAMHIENANPYGNAASVFTSRGDIAEFVTLNAKAGMIGVNVGIPVPREPFSFGGINHSKFGHGDITSDGGLEFWSNRKKVTTKWFQLKNQNWMS
- a CDS encoding TraR/DksA family transcriptional regulator; this encodes MRDELYAKEQARKNEGAYEISRDDISDETDLASVETDQEVNMKLAEADRNKIALIEKALRKIDANDGTYGLCEGTGDPIGFKRLQIQPWALYSLRHQEDLERGKRAT
- a CDS encoding ATP-grasp domain-containing protein; the encoded protein is MKNILLVEPQSSGILFIQEALNCGFHIWVATADKGERVLDEQINNKLNGKLICETGSENAILEKVNEFTKETNKKFDLIIPGFEYYVAICAKVSKILGLLSITPENAECCRLKNLMRLRLQEKNVEVPKFHIIPATQNLDTIALNSEFPIIVKAVNMSGSMHVYKVSSKEELKEKVLNIRNTNDSDLEVFVAKDVLLEEYIAGDEFSVEGIIDYYSKRIDFWSVTKKILGGKNGFTEVGHIVEMFHVNDREKQIFEYCTEIIHALNIPSGPFHAEMRWCSKRNRPILMEIAARLAGDTIPLLISEARNKSFVKQALLSLLGKEISQPLEWQGTSAVAFLLNAKNLDYSELKRKFSKIDWQCLKQMKWSIPEKYVEFNDFRDRICTAHFFSSNQQLLKNELNIFYNLGQNI